One genomic segment of Actinoplanes ianthinogenes includes these proteins:
- a CDS encoding NAD(P)H-binding protein, whose translation MSKELVTMNVFLTGATGHIGAAVLPALISAGHSVTALVRSPEKAAAVRAAGAEVAIGDIQDHDLVRRLAAGAEAVIATASPGDATSSAVETAFAEAVLDGLRPGATFLRTGGVWVHGSAPDVTEQTPRNAPALVAWREELDSRVLTAAGIRSILIEPGTVYGNGLGIPALVFAGERVGDPAALRLVGPGTQHWTSVHVDDLAELYVAALEQAESGSVYLGVNGESVTVRELGEAASRRLGLDGRVVAEDAAALVERLGGFGEALLLDQQATGEKARRELGWKPSRRSLLEEFAAGGYDPS comes from the coding sequence TTGAGCAAGGAGCTCGTCACCATGAACGTCTTCCTGACCGGCGCCACCGGCCACATCGGCGCGGCGGTCCTGCCCGCCCTGATCTCCGCGGGCCACTCCGTGACGGCGCTGGTGCGCTCGCCGGAGAAGGCGGCGGCCGTGCGCGCCGCCGGTGCCGAGGTCGCGATCGGCGACATTCAAGACCACGATCTGGTACGCCGGTTGGCCGCCGGCGCCGAAGCGGTGATCGCCACGGCGTCCCCCGGTGACGCCACCAGCAGTGCGGTCGAGACGGCGTTCGCCGAGGCGGTGCTCGACGGTTTGCGGCCGGGCGCCACCTTCCTGCGCACCGGCGGTGTCTGGGTGCACGGCTCGGCGCCGGACGTCACCGAGCAGACCCCGCGCAACGCGCCGGCTCTGGTCGCGTGGCGCGAGGAGCTGGACTCGCGGGTGCTGACCGCGGCCGGGATCCGGTCGATCCTCATCGAGCCGGGCACCGTCTACGGGAACGGCCTCGGCATCCCGGCCCTGGTGTTCGCGGGGGAGCGGGTCGGCGATCCGGCCGCGCTGCGCCTGGTCGGCCCCGGCACCCAGCACTGGACCAGCGTGCACGTCGACGACCTGGCCGAGCTGTACGTGGCCGCGCTCGAGCAGGCGGAGAGCGGCTCGGTGTATCTCGGGGTGAACGGCGAGAGCGTGACGGTCCGCGAGCTGGGCGAGGCCGCGTCCCGCCGGCTGGGCCTGGACGGCCGGGTGGTGGCCGAGGACGCCGCCGCGCTGGTCGAGCGGCTCGGCGGGTTCGGCGAGGCGCTGCTGCTCGATCAGCAGGCCACCGGCGAGAAGGCACGCCGTGAACTGGGCTGGAAACCCTCCCGCCGGTCCCTGCTCGAAGAGTTCGCCGCCGGCGGATACGACCCGTCCTGA
- a CDS encoding LysR family transcriptional regulator, producing the protein MEERQLQYFVAVAEELNFTRAAQRTHAVQSTVSASVRALERHLGASLFERSTTRVALTEAGKALLPEARRALDALDQARAAVAGLRDRLTGSLRVGTLSGLTAVDLPGLVSDFRQRHPGVRLSLSMAAAGTDGLLAALRARELDVAFVGVQAAGVPDLHLHRIAEFQPRLLVPAGHPLAEQAAVTPAALADEPFVDLPPGFCNRIRTDHDFRRAGVTRTIAVEVSDITTIPGYVESGIGLALVPPLAAEDDHRVASVGLDPPAASWTLAAASLGTPTPSPPVRAFLDLIDTHVVRRDRY; encoded by the coding sequence GTGGAGGAGCGTCAACTTCAGTACTTCGTGGCCGTCGCCGAGGAGCTCAACTTCACCCGTGCCGCCCAGCGCACCCACGCCGTGCAGTCGACGGTCTCGGCGAGTGTCCGTGCGCTCGAACGGCACCTCGGCGCGTCCCTGTTCGAGCGCAGCACCACCAGGGTCGCGCTCACCGAGGCGGGGAAGGCGCTGCTGCCCGAGGCGCGGCGGGCGCTCGACGCGCTCGACCAGGCCCGGGCCGCGGTCGCCGGCCTGCGCGACCGGCTGACCGGCAGCCTGCGGGTCGGCACGCTGTCCGGCCTGACCGCCGTCGACCTGCCCGGTCTGGTGAGCGACTTCCGTCAGCGTCACCCCGGCGTGCGGCTGAGCCTGAGCATGGCGGCCGCGGGCACCGACGGACTGCTGGCGGCGCTGCGCGCCCGCGAGCTCGACGTCGCGTTCGTCGGCGTTCAGGCCGCCGGCGTGCCCGACCTGCACCTGCACCGGATCGCCGAGTTCCAGCCGCGCCTGCTCGTCCCGGCCGGCCATCCGCTGGCCGAGCAGGCCGCGGTGACCCCGGCCGCGTTGGCCGACGAGCCGTTCGTCGACCTGCCACCCGGCTTCTGCAACCGCATCCGCACGGACCACGACTTCCGCCGGGCCGGCGTCACCCGCACCATCGCCGTCGAGGTCAGCGACATAACGACGATCCCGGGATACGTCGAGTCCGGCATCGGCCTGGCCCTGGTCCCGCCGCTGGCCGCCGAGGACGACCACCGGGTCGCGTCGGTCGGCCTCGACCCACCGGCCGCGTCGTGGACCCTGGCCGCCGCCAGTCTCGGCACCCCCACTCCGAGCCCGCCGGTGCGGGCATTCCTCGACCTGATCGACACTCACGTCGTACGCCGCGATCGCTACTAG
- a CDS encoding FAD-dependent monooxygenase, which produces MAVRKVIVVGGGVAGTVTALALREAGIEADVFEAHRSGGADAGAFLTVMRNGMTALAGIGAAEAVEAVSFPARAVVLVDAQGQRLGHRPIEGPARSLTRAALYRALQALAVERGIAVHHGRRMTGASIGSGGVEVTFADGSRVTGDVLVGADGIHSLTRGLIDPGAPAPRYSGQHVVYGYTPGNPAGLDLDEYHMVRGSRAFFGLTVPDGDGRTWWFARIPGTEPAAGLRPDQWRELALDLSRDDATPVHGLIAASGSEIVGGDSYDIPTTPHWHNARMVLAGDAAHAAVPAAAQGASMAAEDAVALAAALCDHDDPAIAFAVYENRRRAETEETVASSARLASSSGDHQRGAEAITRAEAATSGE; this is translated from the coding sequence ATGGCCGTGCGAAAGGTGATCGTCGTCGGTGGGGGTGTCGCGGGGACCGTGACCGCGCTCGCGCTGCGAGAGGCCGGTATCGAGGCGGACGTGTTCGAGGCGCACCGCTCCGGTGGGGCGGATGCCGGGGCGTTTCTCACCGTCATGCGCAACGGCATGACCGCGCTCGCGGGGATCGGCGCGGCCGAGGCGGTGGAGGCGGTGTCGTTCCCGGCGCGGGCGGTGGTGCTGGTCGACGCCCAGGGACAGCGGCTCGGGCATCGGCCGATCGAGGGTCCGGCTCGATCGCTCACTCGGGCCGCGCTGTACCGGGCCTTGCAGGCGCTGGCGGTCGAGCGAGGCATCGCGGTGCACCACGGCAGGCGGATGACCGGGGCCTCGATCGGGTCCGGCGGGGTGGAGGTCACCTTCGCCGACGGGAGCCGGGTCACCGGGGACGTGCTGGTCGGGGCGGACGGGATCCATTCGCTCACCCGCGGGCTCATCGATCCGGGCGCGCCCGCGCCTCGCTACTCCGGGCAGCATGTCGTGTACGGATACACGCCTGGCAACCCGGCCGGTCTGGACCTGGACGAGTATCACATGGTCCGCGGGAGCCGGGCGTTCTTCGGGCTCACGGTGCCCGATGGGGACGGCCGGACCTGGTGGTTCGCCCGGATCCCCGGGACCGAACCGGCCGCGGGTCTGCGGCCCGATCAGTGGCGGGAACTGGCCTTGGACCTGTCCCGGGACGACGCCACACCCGTGCACGGGCTCATCGCGGCGTCCGGCTCGGAAATCGTGGGCGGCGATTCCTACGACATTCCGACCACCCCGCACTGGCACAACGCGCGCATGGTGCTGGCCGGGGACGCCGCCCATGCCGCCGTTCCGGCCGCGGCCCAGGGTGCGTCGATGGCCGCCGAGGACGCGGTGGCACTGGCTGCGGCGCTGTGCGACCACGACGATCCGGCGATCGCCTTCGCCGTCTATGAGAATCGCCGCCGCGCCGAGACGGAGGAGACCGTCGCCTCCAGCGCCCGCCTCGCCTCGTCATCAGGAGACCACCAGCGGGGCGCCGAGGCGATCACGCGGGCGGAGGCGGCGACGTCCGGCGAGTGA
- a CDS encoding M14 family zinc carboxypeptidase: MTRFPRFRRARARRLFAAATTATLLLISAGLTTPGTAAAATPAVSEPGYWVVTAPATAVGDLATDLSRRGYDVMEGLSPDGVPILATADAARRLRRDGLTVRYTGPLYQPVPATVQAAAGTYYGGYHTAAAHETHNQQVVTAHPDLAVLRPIGQSWLKTQNRGGHDIQALCITKIRTGDCALSTTGTKPKFTLMAQMHARELATGELAYMWIDYLVSNYGRVSAVTTLMDTTELWVIPIANPDGVDIVSSNSTRPVSQRKNAHDNGCSGTGRGVDLNRNSSYHWDVNQGTRCSETYPGTGAASEPETQGIQNFLAGIYRDTKPAADFSPATTATTGTFLTLHSYAQLNIYPYGWTNSLAPNNTDLKAIATAMARSNRYTVVHGDGGLNYFAPGATDDWIYGTLGVPGYTVEVGPNSSTCSGFFPAYSCMSSFWNLNLPAFMTLASAAAKPYPTGS, translated from the coding sequence ATGACCAGGTTCCCGCGTTTCCGGCGAGCACGGGCGCGGCGGCTGTTCGCCGCCGCGACGACCGCGACGCTACTGCTGATCTCCGCAGGTCTCACCACGCCCGGCACCGCGGCCGCGGCCACCCCGGCGGTCAGCGAACCGGGCTACTGGGTGGTGACCGCGCCGGCCACCGCGGTGGGCGACCTGGCCACCGATCTGAGCCGGCGCGGTTACGACGTCATGGAGGGGCTGTCGCCCGACGGCGTGCCGATCCTGGCGACCGCGGACGCCGCCCGGCGGCTGCGGCGCGACGGGCTGACCGTGCGCTACACCGGACCGCTCTACCAGCCGGTGCCGGCCACGGTGCAGGCCGCGGCCGGCACCTACTACGGCGGGTACCACACCGCGGCCGCGCACGAGACCCACAACCAGCAGGTCGTGACGGCCCATCCGGACCTGGCGGTGCTGCGCCCGATCGGCCAGTCGTGGCTGAAGACCCAGAACCGGGGCGGGCACGACATCCAGGCCCTGTGCATCACGAAGATCAGGACCGGCGACTGCGCGCTGAGCACGACGGGCACGAAGCCGAAGTTCACGCTGATGGCGCAGATGCACGCCCGGGAGCTGGCCACCGGTGAGCTGGCGTACATGTGGATCGACTACCTGGTGTCCAACTACGGCAGGGTCAGCGCCGTGACGACGTTGATGGACACGACCGAGTTGTGGGTCATCCCGATCGCCAACCCCGACGGCGTCGACATCGTCTCGTCGAACTCGACCCGTCCGGTGTCGCAGCGCAAGAACGCCCACGACAACGGATGCTCGGGCACCGGCCGCGGCGTCGACCTGAACCGGAACTCGAGTTACCACTGGGACGTCAACCAGGGCACCAGGTGCAGCGAGACCTATCCCGGCACGGGGGCCGCCAGCGAGCCGGAGACGCAGGGCATCCAGAATTTCCTGGCCGGCATCTACCGCGACACCAAACCGGCCGCCGACTTCTCGCCGGCCACCACCGCGACCACCGGCACCTTCCTGACCCTGCACAGTTACGCCCAGCTCAACATCTATCCGTACGGCTGGACCAACTCGCTCGCGCCGAACAACACCGACCTCAAGGCGATCGCCACGGCCATGGCCCGGTCCAACCGGTACACCGTGGTCCACGGCGACGGCGGCCTGAACTACTTCGCGCCGGGCGCCACCGACGACTGGATCTACGGCACGCTGGGCGTGCCCGGGTACACCGTCGAGGTCGGTCCGAACAGTTCCACGTGCAGCGGCTTCTTCCCCGCGTACAGCTGCATGTCGTCGTTCTGGAACCTCAACCTGCCCGCGTTCATGACGCTGGCGAGCGCGGCGGCCAAGCCTTACCCGACCGGCAGCTGA
- a CDS encoding alpha/beta fold hydrolase: MSLLAHDHAVHGDGLPIVLIHAGVADRRMWDPQWERLAADHHVVRLDLHGFGESATPPDGPVSHPGDVRETLAHLGVERCHLVGASFGAGVAVEVALTAPDLVASLLLCPPGGSLLAARTDDFAAFAEAENSALAAGDLDAAVEANIAAWVVGPTRDPAEVGHDVQDAVRRMQRQVFDIQENWPAAPDEVELDPPALQRLASVTVPVLLLVGAHDLATTHDAAERLCAGLPDVRRVDWPDVAHLPSLERPDRFHELLLDWIAD, translated from the coding sequence GTGTCGCTGCTCGCTCATGACCACGCCGTGCACGGCGACGGTCTGCCCATCGTCCTGATCCACGCCGGGGTCGCCGACCGCCGGATGTGGGACCCGCAGTGGGAACGCCTCGCCGCCGACCACCACGTGGTCCGCCTCGACCTGCACGGTTTCGGCGAGTCGGCGACGCCGCCGGACGGCCCGGTGTCCCATCCCGGCGACGTCCGCGAGACCCTCGCCCACCTCGGCGTCGAGCGCTGCCACCTGGTCGGCGCGTCGTTCGGCGCCGGCGTCGCCGTCGAGGTCGCGCTGACCGCCCCGGACCTGGTCGCCTCGCTGCTGCTGTGCCCGCCCGGCGGCAGCCTGCTCGCGGCGCGGACCGACGACTTCGCCGCCTTCGCCGAGGCGGAGAACTCCGCGCTGGCGGCCGGCGACCTCGACGCCGCGGTCGAGGCCAACATCGCCGCCTGGGTGGTCGGTCCGACGCGCGACCCGGCCGAGGTCGGCCACGACGTCCAGGACGCGGTCCGCCGCATGCAGCGGCAGGTCTTCGACATCCAGGAGAACTGGCCGGCCGCGCCGGACGAGGTCGAGCTCGATCCGCCCGCCCTTCAGCGCTTGGCGTCGGTAACCGTTCCGGTCCTGCTCCTGGTCGGCGCGCACGACCTGGCCACCACCCACGACGCCGCGGAACGTCTGTGCGCGGGGCTGCCCGACGTCCGCCGCGTCGACTGGCCCGACGTCGCCCACCTGCCGTCGCTGGAGCGGCCCGACCGCTTCCACGAGCTGCTGCTCGACTGGATCGCCGACTAA
- a CDS encoding NAD(P)-dependent alcohol dehydrogenase encodes MFKVNAIAAPSATEPLFRTTIDRRDLGPRDVLIEIRYAGICHSDIHTVRGEWGTVPYPLTVGHEIVGQVTEVGAEVTRFQAGARVGVGCMVNSCRECGNCQAGQEQYCENGNVGTYASIDRDGTVTQGGYSTHIVVDQDFVLRVPESLPYEKVAPLLCAGITTYSPLSHWKAGPGKRVAVVGMGGLGHMAVKIAAAMGAEVTVLSQTLAKKDDGLAFGAEHYYATKDPATFEVLKNTFDLIINTVSAPIDMGSYLRLLRLDGTLVSVGAPPEPLGVPVFALFGNRRSFAGSSIGGIAETQEMLDFCAERGIAPEVELITADAVNEAYERVLSSDVRYRFVIDIDSLRS; translated from the coding sequence ATGTTCAAGGTCAACGCGATTGCCGCCCCGTCGGCGACCGAACCGCTCTTCCGCACCACCATCGACCGGCGTGACCTCGGGCCGCGCGATGTGCTCATCGAGATCCGCTACGCCGGCATCTGTCACTCCGACATCCACACGGTCCGCGGGGAGTGGGGCACGGTTCCCTACCCGCTGACCGTCGGCCACGAGATCGTCGGCCAGGTCACCGAGGTCGGCGCCGAGGTCACCCGGTTCCAGGCCGGCGCCCGGGTCGGCGTGGGCTGCATGGTCAATTCCTGCCGCGAGTGCGGCAACTGCCAGGCCGGGCAGGAGCAGTACTGCGAGAACGGCAACGTCGGGACGTACGCGAGCATCGACCGGGACGGCACGGTCACCCAGGGTGGCTACTCCACGCACATCGTGGTCGACCAGGACTTCGTGCTGCGGGTTCCGGAGAGTCTTCCGTACGAAAAGGTCGCGCCCCTGCTGTGCGCCGGCATCACCACCTACTCGCCGCTGTCGCACTGGAAGGCCGGCCCCGGCAAGCGGGTCGCCGTCGTCGGCATGGGCGGTCTCGGTCACATGGCCGTCAAGATCGCCGCCGCGATGGGCGCCGAGGTCACCGTGCTGTCGCAGACGCTCGCGAAGAAGGACGACGGCCTGGCCTTCGGCGCCGAGCACTACTACGCCACCAAGGACCCGGCGACGTTCGAGGTCCTCAAGAACACCTTCGACCTGATCATCAACACGGTCAGCGCGCCGATCGACATGGGCTCCTACCTGCGGCTCCTGCGCCTGGACGGCACGCTGGTCAGCGTCGGCGCCCCGCCGGAGCCGCTGGGCGTGCCGGTGTTCGCCCTGTTCGGCAACCGGCGTTCGTTCGCCGGTTCCAGCATCGGCGGGATCGCCGAGACGCAGGAGATGCTGGACTTCTGCGCGGAGCGGGGGATCGCCCCGGAGGTCGAGCTGATCACCGCGGACGCGGTCAACGAGGCGTATGAGCGGGTGCTGTCCTCGGACGTGCGCTACCGCTTCGTGATCGACATCGACTCGCTGCGGTCGTAG
- a CDS encoding putative bifunctional diguanylate cyclase/phosphodiesterase, translating into MSHRANGFPQERRPAADGDDVGREKLWRGWIAAGVLAIAGYYLLPAGGVAASLVYNVIGLASVLGILAGVRLHRVARPALWYWFAAGQFTWVVGDLVYEYYEHVLHQEPYPSAADAFYLASYPMLVVGLWMLIRGGGGARAAEAAIAGIGFGLALWIFVLHPIATDAANSTLERVIGIAYPAADALILALAARLLVSRGSTASTRLLVMAVLFLLFSDVGFSVVTLYADGDDRILSAGWLISYVLWAAAALHPSAAAPPDPAADNTIRAGRAQFAALTACALLAPAMLFLPGVGADTVDRVAIGACSVLLFLLSVARVFALTRTVQGQTAELERIALHDELTGLPNRRHFEQARGPLHVVFLGLSGLKNINDELGRPVGDQVVAVSAARIFAAAPEATQVARIGGDEFALALPDAETAARVVQRLVAVLREPVEAGGHELLAGASMGVAEAGGVLEALRRAEAAMHAAKQTGEPYRAWSAELDERAGEHARLGAELRAALDAGQFQVVYQPIVRLPERRVTAVEALVRWQHPQRGMVSPAAFIPVAEQNGLIVELGAWILHTACRRMADWRAELGALAPDRVSVNVSARQLARADFPATVAAALATTGLPARCLTIEVTETAVFGGGQALTSLHELRALGVRIALDDFGTGHSSLGLLQTVPVDVLKVDKSFVDNITEAGRHTVIARALIQVSEGLGLTAVAEGVETAEQATALYELGYRLLQGYYFGKPTAEPRFEVDFIHAG; encoded by the coding sequence GTGAGTCACCGCGCAAACGGGTTTCCTCAGGAACGCCGACCGGCCGCCGATGGCGACGACGTGGGGCGGGAGAAACTCTGGAGAGGGTGGATCGCGGCCGGGGTGCTCGCCATCGCCGGCTACTACCTGCTGCCCGCCGGCGGGGTGGCCGCCAGCCTGGTCTACAACGTGATCGGCCTGGCATCGGTGCTGGGGATCCTGGCCGGCGTCCGGTTGCACCGGGTGGCGCGCCCGGCACTCTGGTACTGGTTCGCCGCCGGGCAGTTCACCTGGGTGGTCGGCGACCTGGTGTACGAGTACTACGAGCACGTCCTGCACCAGGAGCCGTACCCGTCCGCCGCCGACGCCTTCTACCTGGCGTCGTACCCGATGCTGGTGGTCGGTCTGTGGATGCTGATCCGTGGCGGTGGCGGGGCACGGGCCGCCGAGGCGGCCATCGCCGGCATCGGTTTCGGTCTGGCGCTGTGGATCTTCGTGCTGCACCCGATCGCCACCGACGCGGCGAACTCGACGCTGGAGCGGGTGATCGGCATCGCCTATCCGGCGGCGGACGCGCTGATCCTGGCCCTGGCGGCTCGGCTGCTGGTCAGCCGGGGCAGTACGGCCAGCACCCGCCTGCTCGTGATGGCCGTCCTGTTCCTGCTGTTCAGCGACGTCGGCTTCTCGGTCGTCACGCTCTACGCCGACGGCGACGACCGCATCCTGTCAGCCGGCTGGCTGATCTCCTACGTGCTGTGGGCGGCCGCGGCGCTGCACCCGTCGGCCGCGGCGCCCCCGGACCCGGCGGCGGACAACACGATCCGGGCCGGGCGTGCCCAGTTCGCCGCCCTCACCGCCTGCGCGCTGCTGGCACCCGCGATGCTGTTCCTCCCCGGCGTCGGCGCCGACACCGTCGACCGGGTGGCGATCGGCGCCTGTTCGGTGCTGCTGTTCCTGCTCTCCGTGGCGCGGGTGTTCGCCCTGACCCGCACCGTGCAGGGGCAGACCGCCGAGCTGGAGCGGATCGCCCTGCACGACGAGCTCACCGGGCTGCCGAACCGGCGGCACTTCGAGCAGGCGCGCGGCCCGCTGCACGTGGTCTTCCTCGGGCTCAGCGGCCTCAAGAACATCAACGACGAGCTCGGCCGCCCGGTGGGCGATCAGGTCGTCGCGGTCTCGGCGGCCCGGATCTTCGCGGCCGCGCCGGAGGCCACCCAGGTGGCCCGGATCGGCGGCGACGAGTTCGCGCTGGCGCTGCCGGACGCCGAGACTGCCGCACGGGTCGTCCAGCGGCTGGTGGCGGTCCTGCGCGAGCCGGTCGAAGCCGGCGGGCACGAGCTGCTGGCCGGGGCCAGCATGGGGGTCGCCGAGGCGGGCGGGGTGCTCGAAGCGTTGCGCCGGGCGGAGGCGGCGATGCACGCCGCCAAGCAGACCGGCGAGCCGTACCGGGCCTGGTCGGCGGAGCTGGACGAGCGGGCCGGCGAGCACGCCCGGCTCGGCGCCGAGCTGCGCGCCGCGCTGGACGCCGGGCAGTTCCAGGTCGTCTACCAGCCGATCGTGCGGCTGCCCGAGCGCCGGGTCACCGCGGTCGAGGCGCTGGTCCGCTGGCAGCATCCGCAGCGGGGGATGGTCAGCCCGGCCGCGTTCATCCCGGTCGCCGAGCAGAACGGCCTGATCGTCGAGCTGGGCGCCTGGATCCTGCACACCGCCTGCCGGCGGATGGCGGACTGGCGTGCCGAGCTGGGCGCGCTCGCCCCGGACCGGGTCAGCGTGAACGTGTCGGCCCGGCAGCTGGCCCGTGCCGACTTCCCGGCGACGGTCGCCGCGGCGCTGGCCACCACCGGGCTGCCGGCGCGCTGCCTGACGATCGAGGTGACCGAGACCGCGGTGTTCGGCGGCGGGCAGGCGCTGACCTCGCTGCACGAGTTGCGGGCGCTGGGCGTACGGATCGCGCTGGACGACTTCGGCACCGGGCACTCCTCGCTGGGGCTGCTCCAGACCGTTCCGGTCGACGTGCTCAAGGTCGACAAGTCGTTCGTCGACAACATCACCGAGGCCGGCCGGCACACCGTGATCGCCCGGGCGCTGATCCAGGTCAGTGAGGGTCTCGGCCTGACGGCGGTGGCCGAGGGCGTGGAGACCGCCGAGCAGGCGACGGCGCTCTACGAGCTCGGATACCGCCTGCTCCAGGGCTACTACTTCGGGAAACCGACGGCCGAGCCGCGCTTCGAGGTGGACTTCATCCACGCGGGGTGA